Part of the Halorhabdus utahensis DSM 12940 genome, CGGGCCTACGACCACTACAGCGACCCGATCGGGTCGAGTGAGAACGACGAAGGCCAGATCTTCGTCGAGTCCAACGGCATGTGCGGAATGGCCGGGATCGGTCGCGACGAGGGCAAGGTCCAGGACGCGATGGACTCGGTTCGGGAACGGCTGGCGACCGAGCACGGGATCGTGCTCCACCAGCCAGCCTTCACCGAGTACGACAAACGCTACGGCGAAATCACCTCCTACCCGCCGGGCTACAAGGAGAACGGGTCGGTATTCTGTCACACCAACCCCTGGATCATGATCACCGAGGCGAAACTCGGCAACGGCGAACGCGCCTATGAGTACTACAAGCGGATCTGCCCGGCAGCCCGCGAGGACATCAGCGACACCCACACCACCGAGCCCTACGTCTACGCTCAGACGATCGCCGGTCCGGACGCCCCGACCACCGGCGAGGCCAAGAACTCCTGGCTCACGGGCACAGCAGCCTGGAACTACGTCGCGATCACCCAGCACATCCTCGGCGTGCGCCCGGACCACGACGGCCTCGTCGTCGACCCGGCGATCCCGGCCGACTGGGACGAATACGAGGTCCACCGCGAGTTCCGCGGCGCAACCTACGAAATCACCGTCGAGAACCCCAACAACGTCGAATCGGGCGTCGATCGGGTCGAAGTCGACGGAGAGGAAATTGACGGCCAGACGATCCCCGACCTCGGCGACGGCAAGACCCACGACGTTCGCGTCGTGATGGGCTGAGGCGGCTGCTCCCCCGCTTTGTACCGTTGACAACTGCACCAACGCCAGCAACCCACGACAGACAATGACATACGGACACGTCGATCAGGAAACGGGCGAATACGTCATCGAACGACCCGACACGCCGACGCCGTGGATCAACTACCTCGGCGAGGGCGTCTACGGCGGCATCGTCTCGAACACCGGTGGCGGCTACAGCTTCTATAAAGACCCGAAGAACCAGCGCGTGACGCGCTATCGGTACAACGCCGTCCCGGACGACCAGCCCGGTCGCTACGTCTACCTGCAGGATCGGGAAAGCGGCGAGTACTGGTCGCCGACCTGGCAACCCGTGAAGACGGACCTCGACGACTACGAGTGTCGTCACGGGCCGGGCTACACCACGATCGAGAGCAAATACGACGGCATTGCGGCCGAGATGACGTATTTCGTCCCGCTCGGTGAGGACTGCGAACTGTGGGTGCTGGACATCGAAAACGAGGGCCGGGAGACCCGCACCCTCGGGGCGTTCTCCTACGTCGAGTTCTCGTTCCCGGACGCGCTGGGTGACCAGACCAATCTCGACTGGACGGGCCAGATCATGCGCTCGCGGGTCGACGAAACCGAGGGCGTCATCGAGATGTACTCTTCCGCCCAGGAACTCAGCTACACCCACGCGACCAGTGCCGAGGTCGTCGGCTTTGACACGCAGCGGCGGGAATTCGTCGGCCAGTACGGCAGCCTGGAGGAACCAGCCGTCCTGGAAGCGGGAGCAGCCAGAAACTCACAAGCCACACACGACAACGTCATCGGTTCCTTCGAGCACGACCTCGAACTCGAACCGGGCGAGAGCGAGCGAATTGTCTTCATGACCGCGCCCGAACGAAACGACGACCTCATCGCGAAGTACGACGATCCGTCGGTCGTCGACGAGGCGTTCGAGGCCCTGCAAGCGGAGTGGGAGGACTATCTCTCGACGCTGCAGGTCCAGACCCCTGACGAGCAGATGAACACAATGGTTAACGTCTGGAACCCGGTGCAGTGTCGCTCGACGCTGTACTGGTCCCGGACGGCCTCCCGCTACCAGGCCGGGTTGGGCCGCGGGATGGGGACGCGTGACTCCAGCCAGGACACGCTCTCGATCGTCCACGCCGTGCCCGATCAAGTCCGGGAGACCCTGGAGATGCTCTGGAAACTCCAGTTCCCCGACGGCCACGCCTGGCACCAGGTTTACCCACTCAGCGGCGAGGGTGACGCCGGTCTCGCCACGGAGGATCCCTCCAAGCCACAGTGGTTCTCCGACGACCATCTCTTTCTCGTGCTGGGAACCGTCCAGTATCTCAAGGAGACCGGCGACTACGACTTCCTGGAAGCCGATATTCCATTCGAGGACGGCTCCACGGGCTCCGTCCGCGAGCACATCGAGCGTGCCATCGAGTTCACCGACGAGCACCGCGGCACACACGGCCTGCCGCGGATGGGCTACGCCGACTGGAACGACTCGCTGAACCCCGACGACGGCAGCGGCGAGGCCGCCAGCGTCATGGTCGCGATGATGTACTGTCGCGTCCTCGATGAAGTCGCCGGCCTCTACGAGTTCCTGGGCGAGGACGACCGGGCAGCCGAACTCCGCGCCAAACGCGAGGCAGAGATCGAGCGGATCGACGAGCACGCCTGGGACGGCGACTGGTACACCCGCGCCTACGACGACGAGGGGCGCGTCATCGGATCAGCCAGTGAAGACTACCAACAGATCTCGCTGAACACCCAGACCTGGGCCGCACTCGGCGGCGTCGACGACGACCGCGCCCGGGAAGCCATGGAAAACGCCCACGACCGCCTCAACACCGAGTACGGCTTCGCACTGCTCGACCCGCCGTGGGAAGGCGAGGGCAAGATCGACCGGATCGGCGGCACGACGACCTACCCGCCCGGGGCCAAGGAGAACGGCGGCATCTTCTGTCACGCCCACACGTGGTCGGTCGTCGCCGCCGGCCTGCTGGGCGACGGCGAGCGCGCCTACCAGTACTACCGGCAACTCCTCCCGCTGGCCCACGACGACGTCGCTGATCTCCGGCGCGTCGAACCGTACGTCTACTGCCAGAACGTCCTCGGGCCCGCACACGAGGAGTTCGGCGTCGCGAAGAACTCCTGGCTGACCGGGACCGCATCATGGGCGTACGTCGGTGCGACCCAGTACCTCCTTGGCGTTCGACCGACCTTCGATGGCCTCCTGGTCGACCCGACGATCCCCGCAGAGTGGGACGGCTTCGAGATGGAACGGGAGTTCCGCGGCGCGACCTACGAGATCGCCGTCGAGAATCCCGACGGCGTGGAGAGTGGCGTCGCGAGTGTCGAAGTCGACGGCGAGGTGATCGAGGGCAATGTGGTGCCCGCGTTCGAGGACGGCGAGACCCATGAAGTTCGGGTCGTGATGGGCTGAAGAACAGAACGAATCCAAAGTGACGACCAATCTGGTTGCTACGTGGCTGAGTCAAAGCAAAACAACGCGATAAGCAACATCGATAACGGTGAACACAGAAATGGCAGTATTAGTCATTTACCCATTAATTCCTATCAATAGTAAATTCGCATATAATATTATTTAAATATTATGAATATTTGAGATTTTCTTTTTCAACTTTTGAGAAGACAGAAATGATATTAAGGTAGTGTGTGATATGCGTCATATATACATGGATGATCAGAGCAGCCGCCGGGAGTTCATCTCAACTATTGGAAGTGTCACTATAGGGGTTTTCGGAAGTGCAATCATGTCGCAAACGGTTCAGGCTTCGGGCCCAACAGCGAAAGGTCAGATTGTTCCAGAAGTCGATACACAGGCCAGTAACGACGAAGTGAATTTCAGAGGCCCGAATGGTAGTTTTGCCGAAACGACCACAGACATGCAAGGAAACTTTGAGGTAAGCATACCAGAGAAGGGACAATATGATCTTGCGATATATAAATCAAGCAGCCGAAATTTCGCAGAGCAAGAAAAAAACGGGATACCGCAAGTCTACCAATATCCGAGATCATTTCGTATCGATGAAGATGTGAATGATTTTGGTAAAATCTCATTACCAGAAGGATATCTTGTTGATGTTCGAGTCGTAGATGAGGACGAAACTCCGCTTTCGGGAGCAAGCCCAGAAATCCGGCATAATGGATATGGATTTGGGGGAGGATACCAATTCAATGAAGATGGGTATCTTCAACACGAAGACGCTTCGTTCACCGGAATAGAAATTAGAGATAATCTTTCGGTCGGTATCTCACCACCGCCAGACCGTGTTTACGAAAAAGGAGAATTCATTAATGAGTTCTTTATTGATGAACCAAGTGAAATAATTGTAACACTCAGTGAATCAGAGGCAACGTGGGATGTGTCAAAAAATGGTCAGCCGTCAACAACTACCGTAGAACCGACTACCACTCAAACAACCGAAACCACAACAACTACTGTAGAACCGACTACCACTCAAACAACCGAAACCACAACAACTACTGTAGAACCGACTACCACTCAAACAACCGAAACCACAACAACTACTGTAGAACCGACTACCACTCAAACAACCGAAACCACAACAACTACCGTAGAACCGACTACCACTCAAACAACAGCAGCTGGAACTCAGCAAACAAAATCAGCACGGAAAACACCCACCGATAGATTCATCACCACAACTACACCAGAACCAACAGATACCACAGCAAGTGAGAGATCACGGGGTTTCATTTCAAACTCGGGAGAGCAATCAGATATCGCATCAAATGCAGTGAATTTAACGACTGTCGGGTTTGCGTTATCAGTGGTTGGGTTGGGCCATCAAATGATTGAGGGACGATAAATCATGGCCCGTGGACTTCCAGCGATCTGGAGTAGTGCGGCCGGAATACCGCTTGTGGGAGTAGGCGGATACATGCATACTGTTGAGTCGAATGTTCCACCGGAAGCAGGGCTACCGTTTGCCCTTTTTGGAGGATTTGTAGTCTGTCTCGGGTTGTATATCCAACTTGTTGCTGCACCTGAACCGCCGCTAATGAGGGAAAACGAAGAAATCATTGAAACAAGGAACCCCGCCCAACGGGCTGCTGCTGCAAAGACAGCAATTGGTTTAGCTGCCCTCGCAGTAGCGGTCTACCTACTAGTATTCACGTTCAAGCCATACATCTATCCGACAGGATCACTTGTTTTAGGATTATACTGGTTCACAACTGGATTGCATGCATACTGGACAAATACGTTAACTACATATTACGTAACCAATCAACGGATCATCAAAGAGTATCGATTCATATCACTCGTCAGACAAGAGCTGCCGTTCAGCAAAGTCCGGGGGGTCGAAGAGCGGAAATCAATTTGGGAAACACTCGTGGGTTTAGGAAACGTGCGTGTCGCATCTGGCGGTGGCGGCACCCTCGAAGTGGTTATACGAAACGTATACTCACCCACGGCATTCGCAAATGAGATTCGGGAATTGATATGATGAAAGGACCTTAATTCAAATTAAGAATATTTTCTTATATATACAATATTGATAAGAAAATGAATGGGCTCCTGTTACGGTCGACGGCAGAGACGTTGACGACAACCCCGTCCTCGCCTTCGGGGATGGCAAGAACCACGTCGTGATGGGTTGAAGCCGCGAGTTCTATCTCCGGATCAAGAGTCCGCCATCACCACGTCGAGGTCGACGAGATCGTACAGCGGTGGCTTGTCGAAGTCCGTGGCATTGTGCGTGACGAACGTGCCACCCGCAGCGTGGGCGGTCGCGAGATTGAGCAGATCGGCGGGATCCAGCCGGATCCCCTGTGCGCGAAGCTGTTCGTCGAGATACGCGGCTTCGAGGGCACAATCGTCGGTGAAATCCAGCACGCGATCGAACTGCTCGTCGAGGACGCGCTGGGTCCTGAGCATCTCCGTCCGGCCCGACCCGGCCTTGTAGGACTCCCAGGCGACGACGGCGGGGATCGTCCACTCCTCTCTGCGGTACTGCCCGAGGTGTGACAGGATCGCCTCGTTCGGATCACGGCCGGCGATCTTCGCGAGGACGTCACGATCGAGAACGATCATCGCCGGCGGGACAGCGACTCGTTCAGTTCGTCGTGGGCCGCCCGCATCTCCGCTTCCAATGTCCCGTCCTCGTCGAGGAAGGCGAGACTGCCGGCCATCTCCTCGATGTCTTTCTCCCGGCGGCTCAACCGATCCAGTAGCTCGTCGAAGGACTCCTCGTCGCGCTTCAGGGCACGCAGGCGTTCCTTGACCTCCTCGGAAACGCGAATCGTACTCATGTGTATACGGTGTGTACGAGAGTGAATAGGTGTTACGCCGGTCCGAGAACGTCACAGATCAAACGGATCGACGAACCGTTTGTCCCAACGAGTGTACCGGGCCACCGTCAGCAGGTCAGAACGGGAAGCCGCCGTATCGCAGGTAGACCATGTCGAGGATCAACAGAAGCTGGAAGGCACCCTGGACGCCCCCGAGCATCGCGTTCTGCTTGCCGATGGCGGCGATGACGCCGGAGTCGGGATTCGCCGACGTCATCTCCCGGTAGATCCGCAACTCGCCGGGCATCAGGAAGCCGAAACCCTGGACCGAGAGGATCGTGACGATCGCCAGCGCGACCGCGATCGCGGGCTCGATCGCCGGCAGGGCATCGAGCGTCAACGCGACCCAGGCCAGCGAGCCGACCGTCGCGACGCCGAAGGGCAGTTGCCAGCGCCAGTCCCGCCAGGCGTCGAGTCGCCACCCGAGCAACAGGAGGATCGGGACGGCGTTGGCGGCCGTGAACAGCGCGAGCCACCCCTCGCCGTCGGCCAGGTAGCCCAGTTCGAGGGCGAGTGCGATCCCCGAGGCGATCGTCACCGTCGCCAGTGAGGGCAAGAGAAAGGCGGTTTTGGGTGTGAGTCGCTGGAACACCGCGGCGCTCTCCTCGTCGTCGAGGCCGCCGATCACCGGCCCCAGGACGGCCCCGATGAACACGTCGATGCCCGTCCAGAGGACGCCCGCCATCACGTGAACGTAGGTGTGGCCCTGAATCGATGCGACCGTGAGCGCGTAGCCCAGCGCCGCAAGCGGAATCGCGACCACTGCGACCGCAAACGCCGGATTCGCTCGTTGTGCCATGCCCGCGATGGTCCCCCGTACCGTCGTTGCCATACGGGACGGCGATCCAGCGACCTGATGTTAATGGTACGTCTCCCTGCAAGGGCGGCCGGTTCTCGACGGGCAGGACGCCTTCCGAATCGCGGTTCGACGCCACGAACCAATCTTTTTGCCCCGTGGCGACGCGTCTTCTGGGAGGCAATGACCCAGGACGACCCGCTCTATCGCCGGCCCGATCAGCCGACGGAACACCGCGTCGAAGACCTGCTTTCGCGGATGACACTCGAAGAGAAGGCAGGCCAGGTGGTCGGCACCTGGGCCGGTGAGCGTGGCGAAACACATGATATCCCGGTGGTGAGAGACACAGTCGCCGAGCACGGCTTCGGAAGCGTCGCCGCCTTCGGGTGGGCAGGGGCGGCGGTTTCGACTCCCCGCGAGATCGTTGAGGCTGTCAACACCCTCCAGGAGACGGCGATGGAGGAGACACGGCTCAGCATCCCGGTGCTGTTCACCGTCGATGCCGTCCACGGTCACGCCTACGTCGAGGACGCGACCGTGTTCCCGAACGGCCTCGGCGCGGCAGCGACCTGGGATCCGAAGCTGATCGAACGCTCCGCAGCCGCGACGGCGCGTGAGGTTCGCGCGACCGGCGCACACCAGAATTACTCGCCGACCTGTGACGTCGCGCGGGAGCCACGCTGGGGGCGCGTCCAGGAGACCCACGGCGAGAGTCCGCGACTCGCCGCCGACTTCGCCGCGGCGAAGGTGTGGGGCCTCCAGGGAGAAGGAATCGACGATCCCGAGTCGGTCGTCGCGACGGCCAAGCACTTCCCCGCCTACAGCGATCCCGAGCGTGGCCAGGACGGCGCACCGGTCGAAGTCTCCGAGTACGTCCTGGGGAACACCTTCCTGCCGCCGTTCGAGGCCGCGATCGACGCGGGCGTCGAGTCGGTGATGCCGGCCTACAGCGCGACGAACGGCGAGCCAGCCCACGCGTCAATTCAACTGCTGACGGACCGTCTCCGGGACGAACTGGACTTCGACGGTCACGTCGTCGCCGACTGGAGCGGCATCAAGCAACTCCACGAGTCCCACGGCGTGACCGCCGACTGGCGCGAGTCCGTCCGTCGCACACGCGAGGCTGGCCTGGACGTGGGGTCAGTCGACCACACGGTCCACGTCGAGGAACTCGTCGAACTCGTCGAAGACGGGCAACTCGACGAGGCGATTCTCGACGACAGCGTCCGACGAGTCCTCCGGGTAAAATTCGAGCTGGGGCTGTTCGAGGAACCCTTCATCGACGTCGAAGACGCGGTCTCGACGCTTGGCTGCGACGAGCACCGTGAACTCGCCCGAGAGACCGCCAGCCAGTCGATGACGCTGCTCGAAAACGACGGGATCCTCCCGCTCTCTGGCGACGAGACGGTCTTCGTCGGCGGGCCGAACGCCGACAATCTCGTTCACCAGGTCGGCGGGTGGAGCCACCACGAGGAAGCAGGGCTGGCCGGCGATACCGTCCGGGAGGCCATCGAGGAGCGGGCGGCCGGCGAGGTACTGTTCGAGCAGGGGGCGACGCTCATCGAGGAACGCGATATCGACGCCGCCGTGGAAAAAGCCAGTCGGGCGGACGTCGCCGTCCTGGGACTCGGCGAAGGCTGGTACATCCACGAGTTCGGCCCCCAAGACATGCTCGGAACCGACACCGGCGAGTGGCCGACGCGCTCGGAGTTGCGGCTCCCGCCCGCCCAGCGACGGCTGGCCGAGGCAATCCACGCGACCGGGACGCCGGTCGTTGGCGTCCTGCTGACCGGCCGGCCGCTGATCGTCGACTGGCTGGCAGAGCACGCCGACGCGCTGCTGATGGCATACTTCCCAGGGTCAGAGGGCGGCCAGGCCGTCGCGGAGACGCTGTTCGGCGATCGCGATCCCGGCGGGC contains:
- a CDS encoding GH36-type glycosyl hydrolase domain-containing protein — protein: MTYGHVDQETGEYVIERPDTPTPWINYLGEGVYGGIVSNTGGGYSFYKDPKNQRVTRYRYNAVPDDQPGRYVYLQDRESGEYWSPTWQPVKTDLDDYECRHGPGYTTIESKYDGIAAEMTYFVPLGEDCELWVLDIENEGRETRTLGAFSYVEFSFPDALGDQTNLDWTGQIMRSRVDETEGVIEMYSSAQELSYTHATSAEVVGFDTQRREFVGQYGSLEEPAVLEAGAARNSQATHDNVIGSFEHDLELEPGESERIVFMTAPERNDDLIAKYDDPSVVDEAFEALQAEWEDYLSTLQVQTPDEQMNTMVNVWNPVQCRSTLYWSRTASRYQAGLGRGMGTRDSSQDTLSIVHAVPDQVRETLEMLWKLQFPDGHAWHQVYPLSGEGDAGLATEDPSKPQWFSDDHLFLVLGTVQYLKETGDYDFLEADIPFEDGSTGSVREHIERAIEFTDEHRGTHGLPRMGYADWNDSLNPDDGSGEAASVMVAMMYCRVLDEVAGLYEFLGEDDRAAELRAKREAEIERIDEHAWDGDWYTRAYDDEGRVIGSASEDYQQISLNTQTWAALGGVDDDRAREAMENAHDRLNTEYGFALLDPPWEGEGKIDRIGGTTTYPPGAKENGGIFCHAHTWSVVAAGLLGDGERAYQYYRQLLPLAHDDVADLRRVEPYVYCQNVLGPAHEEFGVAKNSWLTGTASWAYVGATQYLLGVRPTFDGLLVDPTIPAEWDGFEMEREFRGATYEIAVENPDGVESGVASVEVDGEVIEGNVVPAFEDGETHEVRVVMG
- a CDS encoding DUF7557 family protein; this encodes MSTIRVSEEVKERLRALKRDEESFDELLDRLSRREKDIEEMAGSLAFLDEDGTLEAEMRAAHDELNESLSRRR
- a CDS encoding PH domain-containing protein, with translation MARGLPAIWSSAAGIPLVGVGGYMHTVESNVPPEAGLPFALFGGFVVCLGLYIQLVAAPEPPLMRENEEIIETRNPAQRAAAAKTAIGLAALAVAVYLLVFTFKPYIYPTGSLVLGLYWFTTGLHAYWTNTLTTYYVTNQRIIKEYRFISLVRQELPFSKVRGVEERKSIWETLVGLGNVRVASGGGGTLEVVIRNVYSPTAFANEIRELI
- a CDS encoding glycoside hydrolase family 3 N-terminal domain-containing protein; protein product: MTQDDPLYRRPDQPTEHRVEDLLSRMTLEEKAGQVVGTWAGERGETHDIPVVRDTVAEHGFGSVAAFGWAGAAVSTPREIVEAVNTLQETAMEETRLSIPVLFTVDAVHGHAYVEDATVFPNGLGAAATWDPKLIERSAAATAREVRATGAHQNYSPTCDVAREPRWGRVQETHGESPRLAADFAAAKVWGLQGEGIDDPESVVATAKHFPAYSDPERGQDGAPVEVSEYVLGNTFLPPFEAAIDAGVESVMPAYSATNGEPAHASIQLLTDRLRDELDFDGHVVADWSGIKQLHESHGVTADWRESVRRTREAGLDVGSVDHTVHVEELVELVEDGQLDEAILDDSVRRVLRVKFELGLFEEPFIDVEDAVSTLGCDEHRELARETASQSMTLLENDGILPLSGDETVFVGGPNADNLVHQVGGWSHHEEAGLAGDTVREAIEERAAGEVLFEQGATLIEERDIDAAVEKASRADVAVLGLGEGWYIHEFGPQDMLGTDTGEWPTRSELRLPPAQRRLAEAIHATGTPVVGVLLTGRPLIVDWLAEHADALLMAYFPGSEGGQAVAETLFGDRDPGGRLPISIARSHGDLPQLHDHARHPLTLGKAEHPDSYDPLYPFGHGLSYTTFERRDLELTETAVGPDGTVSVAMTVENVGSRPGEDVIQVYGRQETPSRVRPDRELVGYDRVALDPGEARTVEIGVPVEHFGFYKPGEGHVLEGDTYHVTVAGMEAAFTVE
- a CDS encoding type II toxin-antitoxin system VapC family toxin encodes the protein MIVLDRDVLAKIAGRDPNEAILSHLGQYRREEWTIPAVVAWESYKAGSGRTEMLRTQRVLDEQFDRVLDFTDDCALEAAYLDEQLRAQGIRLDPADLLNLATAHAAGGTFVTHNATDFDKPPLYDLVDLDVVMADS